Proteins encoded within one genomic window of Candidatus Nezhaarchaeota archaeon:
- a CDS encoding NADH-quinone oxidoreductase subunit I, which translates to MFKKPATVKYPFERLPVPQTYRGKHELVRDRCTGCGLCARICPAYAISINSVHGKVLPEIDLGKCIFCYLCEDACPRGAIKRSKEYELASWSRDEIIVR; encoded by the coding sequence TTGTTTAAGAAGCCGGCGACCGTGAAATACCCATTTGAGAGGTTACCAGTACCGCAAACATACCGTGGAAAGCACGAACTAGTAAGAGATAGATGCACGGGTTGTGGTCTTTGTGCCAGGATATGTCCTGCATATGCCATAAGTATAAATTCGGTTCACGGTAAAGTTCTTCCTGAAATAGATTTGGGTAAGTGCATATTCTGTTATCTATGCGAAGACGCTTGTCCAAGAGGGGCCATTAAGCGCAGCAAAGAATATGAGCTAGCATCTTGGAGTAGGGATGAGATAATAGTAAGGTGA
- a CDS encoding Coenzyme F420 hydrogenase/dehydrogenase, beta subunit C-terminal domain, giving the protein MEVLRTKEDSIELKTFNDLILDVVSKGLCVKCGMCVSSCQVHAISMTEEGPMSVGPCRHCEACYYSCPRSPAISEELLRSSLNYERKDDVLGGYTKIVSARTTLSEVMPVAQDGGVVTTLLIYALEERLTDGMIVASKSSVETWKPVPKVALSVNDVLEAAGTKYSNCPNLVAIKDALYGYDLKKLCIVGVPCQVTAARDVKVHPKAARKIGDKIAFIIGLFCMESFPYINLIQFLKSSGVDVAKVTKFDIKEGRFKVYIGDAEVLSVPIRDLKDCANRFCEVCRDLTSWYADISVGAIGSKKGWSTVIVRSSEGVKLFDGAVQKGYLEVKDVGSNEIESLKKIARRKLQKI; this is encoded by the coding sequence ATGGAGGTGCTGAGGACCAAAGAGGACTCTATTGAATTGAAGACTTTTAACGATTTGATACTTGATGTAGTAAGTAAAGGTCTTTGCGTCAAGTGTGGTATGTGCGTCTCGTCATGCCAAGTACACGCAATCTCCATGACTGAAGAGGGGCCCATGAGCGTTGGTCCATGCAGACACTGTGAGGCATGCTACTACAGTTGCCCTAGAAGCCCAGCTATTTCTGAGGAACTCCTTAGATCTTCCTTAAACTATGAAAGGAAAGATGATGTTTTAGGGGGTTATACTAAAATTGTTAGCGCAAGAACGACCCTTAGCGAAGTTATGCCTGTAGCTCAGGACGGAGGCGTGGTCACCACGCTACTCATATATGCTCTTGAAGAGAGATTGACTGATGGTATGATAGTTGCATCTAAAAGCTCCGTAGAGACCTGGAAGCCCGTGCCGAAAGTTGCTCTGAGCGTGAATGATGTGTTAGAGGCTGCGGGCACTAAGTACTCCAATTGTCCCAATCTAGTGGCTATAAAGGATGCGCTCTACGGTTATGATCTTAAGAAACTGTGCATCGTTGGAGTACCATGCCAGGTTACTGCAGCTAGAGACGTAAAGGTTCATCCAAAAGCTGCGAGAAAAATTGGAGACAAGATAGCTTTCATAATAGGACTATTCTGCATGGAGTCGTTTCCATACATCAATCTTATCCAATTTCTCAAATCAAGTGGAGTAGACGTAGCTAAAGTAACGAAGTTTGACATTAAGGAGGGGAGATTCAAAGTATACATAGGCGATGCTGAAGTGCTAAGCGTCCCAATAAGGGACTTAAAGGATTGTGCCAATCGCTTTTGTGAGGTATGTAGAGACTTGACATCGTGGTACGCTGACATATCGGTAGGAGCCATAGGCTCTAAGAAGGGCTGGTCAACGGTAATTGTTAGAAGTAGCGAAGGTGTTAAGCTATTTGATGGTGCTGTCCAGAAGGGATACCTCGAAGTCAAGGACGTTGGAAGTAATGAAATTGAGAGCCTAAAGAAGATAGCAAGAAGAAAACTTCAAAAAATTTAG